TGTCTAGTGCAGCCACCCCAAAGGGAACATGCTGGGATCCCACAGTGCTCCTCCATACCTGTTTCTTCACCGCTTCTGTCACTGCACTCGCTGCACTGACAAGGTCTCTGGTCTTTGAAGAGCACACATCGAGGCCCAGCTGCTCGGCACTGAGGAAGGCGTAGAAGGTGCCACCGTAGCCGATGTCAACCACCACCTTCCCATGGCCAGGGACATCAACAGCCAAGTCTGAGcagagaaagggaggaaggTGAGGAGGCAAAACTGTGCTGAGCCATGGGATTGCATACAGAGTGAAGGAACGCAGGCACATGCAAGGGCAGTGGACAGGGATGATAACTTAAGTACTCCTATGGCACCTTACAGCATCCCTGATGACCTCTGAAGAACAGTGGGACTAGGGAGATAATTGCCAGATGCCCCTCAGCCAGACCACCAGCCCCCAACGCCAGCGCGGCCACCACCAACCCCCGCGCAACACCCAGCGGTGCCCACCGGTGGCGGCAGCGAAGGCGGGCACGCTGTGGAAGCGCACGGGGTTGCCGCTGCGGCGGCCGTCCCAGGGCACGAAGGCGGTGACGGGCCCGCAGGGGCAGCGCAGGCGGACGGCGGTCTCGGGGCGGGTGGGCGCTGGCACCAGCCCGTAGTCGAGGGCGAAGCGGCCGAGGGCCATCACGGCGTGGCCGCACATGGCGCTGTAGCCGGCGCAGTGCAGGAACAGCGCCGCCAGGTGCGCGCCctccgcggccgccccgccgcgcaCCACCACGGCCCCGTACATGCCGGCGTGGCCGCGCGGCTCGTGCATCAGCGCCCGCCGCACGTGGTCGTGCCCGGCCGCCACCTCCCGCCGCAGCGACAGCAGCGacagccccgccgccgccgcctgcTCCGCCGCCTCCAGCCGCGGGATGATGCGCAGCGGCTCGCCGCCCGTGTGCATCTCCACCGTCTGCAGCACCGCGCCCGAGGGCGAGTGCGGCGGCAGCGCCCGTCCCGCTCCGCCGCCGTCACCGTGGCCGCCGCCCTGCGCCGCCATCGCGGCCGGGGCGGCacggcggggccgcgcccgcGCCACAGGCCACACCCCGAGAGACCACGCCCACAACGAGAGACCACGCCCATAACTGAGAGGCCACGCCCCGCTCCCGCATCCCCAGCCTGAGGCCGCGCCCACGTCACGCCCCATGACCACGCCCATATGCGTAACCACGCCCCAATGGGGTCACACCCCCATAGACCACGCCCCCTGCGCTCCCGCGCCCGCATTCCCGGGCGGAGCCGGCCCGCGGCGGAAGCGGAAGTGCCGCGGCGGAAGTACCGGGGCCCGCGGTTGCTGGGTTACCGCGATGTTCCGCGCCGGTAGGACGGGCCGGGA
This portion of the Vidua chalybeata isolate OUT-0048 chromosome 6, bVidCha1 merged haplotype, whole genome shotgun sequence genome encodes:
- the L3HYPDH gene encoding trans-3-hydroxy-L-proline dehydratase: MAAQGGGHGDGGGAGRALPPHSPSGAVLQTVEMHTGGEPLRIIPRLEAAEQAAAAGLSLLSLRREVAAGHDHVRRALMHEPRGHAGMYGAVVVRGGAAAEGAHLAALFLHCAGYSAMCGHAVMALGRFALDYGLVPAPTRPETAVRLRCPCGPVTAFVPWDGRRSGNPVRFHSVPAFAAATDLAVDVPGHGKVVVDIGYGGTFYAFLSAEQLGLDVCSSKTRDLVSAASAVTEAVKKQFKLHHPESEDLAFLYGTILTDGKDAFSEEPTTNICVFADEQVDRSPTGSGVTARIALQYHKGLIQLEQTRTFRSSTTGSLFTGKAVKEAKFGNYNAVIVEVSGEAFYTGTATFTVEEEDPLKHGFFLK